The nucleotide sequence AGTTCTAACTGCAGGCCATGTAagtcttttaatttaaaagagaTGCTTTTTGTGATCCTTGCTTTTGGCTGGGGAGAGGATGTGATTTTCATAGATGATCTGCCTTAATTGACTTAGATATGatatgtttgaaattttgttgtgttgtatgtatttataaagtGTTAGGTTGCTTTTGTTCTCTGTTAACATGGCAGTGCTAATAATAGACagcattttggggcgcctggatggctcagtgggttaagcctctgccttcagctcaggtcatgatcttggggtcctgggatccagccccacatcgggctctctgctcggaagggagcctgccccccaccggccgcctgcctctctgcctacttgtgatctctctctctgtcaaataaataaataaaatcttttaaaaaaaaaatagacagcattttttaatgtaacataCACCAAGTACTATGTTAAGGGTATTAcatgaattatctcatttaagcctCAAGTTAatgctaaactttttttttttaatgcagaaactAAAGCTTAGAGAGGGTATTTAAGTTGTTTGCAGTAAAGTCAGGATTTAACTCTTCAGTATTTTGAGTAATTGGATTTAGAAAATACGATTTTCTCTAAGGAATTTGCATTGGAAGGTTGATTTTTATATTACATGAATTGCTTTTACACTGAGCAGTTTGGCTGTTGAAGATGTTCTAGGGGTTCGCAGTCCCTCGCTCTGCAGCTTTATAACCATGTTTGACATGATTTGCCCCTAAATAAGATAGGTAAAACATGCCTGTTTTGTCTTCCAGTTGGCAGATGCACTACCTGAACATTCCCCTGCCAAAACCTCTGCTGTGAGCAATACAAAACCTGGCCAGCCGCCTCAAGGCTGGCCGAGTTCCAGCCCTTGGAATAACCCAAGTGCTCCACCTTCTGTGCCATCCGGACTCCCGCCAAGTGCGACACCCTCCACTGTGCCTTTTGGACCAGCACCAACCGGAATGtatccctctgtgcctcccaccGGACCACCTCCAGGACCCCCAGCACCCTTTCCTCCTTCTGGACCATCATGTCCCCCACCTGGCGGTCCTTATCCAGCCCCAACTGtgcccggccccggccccacaGGGCCATATCCTACACCAAATATGCCCTTTCCAGAGCTTCCAAGACCATATGGTGCACCCACAGATCCAGCTGCTGCTGGTCCTTTAGGTCCATGGGGATCCATGTCTTCTGGACCTTGGGCACCTGGAATGGGAGGGCAGTATCCTACCCCTAACATGCCATACCCATCTCCAGGGCCATATCCCGCGCCCCCTCCCCAAGCACCAGGGGCAGCGCCACCCGTTCCATGGGGCACTGTTCCACCAGGAGCCTGGGGACCACCAGCACCATATCCTGCCCCTGCAGGATCATATCCCACACCAGGACTCTATCCCACTCCCAACAATCCTTTTCAAGTGCCTTCAGGACCTTCTGGTGCTCCACCGATGCCTGGTGGCCCCCATGTGAGTGttaaatttgttctttaaaatgcaCTAATAGTCACATAAGCACAACTGAAAGATTATTTGCCTCCTGTTTTGGATAGAAGATTAGAaagcatttaaaactttttaaaagaaggggTGTATGTATATAAGGTAAGAGTAAATTTCAAACTTCAGATAAAGCATTTAGAAGGATGAAAACAAAAGTATTCCTGGTACTTAGAAAAACTTCCCAAAGATCCCCCGAAGACTTTGTGATGTAGAAAGCAGTGTCCTCAGTAACATCCTTGAGATAAACTCAGGTGTGTTTcatgggaccttttttttttttttttttttttttttttttttttttttttttttttaagattttatttatttatttgacagagagagattacaagtaggcagagagagagaggaggaagcaggctccccgccgagcagagagcccgatgcgggactcgatcccaggaccctgagatcatgacctgagccgaaggcagcggctcaacccactgagccacccaggcgcccgggacctttttttttttttaaactatttctcaGTCTCATTTTGTAGCATCACACCAAAGCACAGTTCAGTAAAACAGTCTCTGCCTGGGTGACTTCATCCAGATGTACATTTTTAGAGCATCTAGGACAATGAACACATAAGATTGCCTGTCCTTCCTGTTACTCTCCCTCGTGTTTCTCAGCCAAAGTTTTGTTGGATCCTCAGCAGCACTGAGCTCCCGAATAGCCCACTGTTCTGCACTGTCAGTCCCAGGCAGTGCCTCGTGCTGCACTGCCAGCCAAGCCAGAGGGCCAGGGTTGGCATCTGAGTTGGAGGACCTGTCTTGGATGTAAGACCAAATAGAAAAGTGTCCCTCTTCTCCTCGCCCCAGAAGTAAGCCAAGAGTCCTCAGAAAGAATCCTGATTCtccatgggggttgggggggggggatgactTACTCTTAACAAAATAATCAGGTCTCCAGCTAGATGAATCAAATATCCACCCCAACTGTCAAGGAAAAAGGACCCTAATAAAAAGCCCCCAAAACTTGACTTTGATCAGTATAACTTATCTATCCAAATTCccttaaaaagcttttttttttttttttacaaattgtaTGTCAAAATAAATGGGATGAGTTGCCATTTGGATTTATTAGgcaataagtattttattttaaaccacaGCAAGGAGTTAATAAACTCCACTTAGAAAAACTGGaggtttactttttctttcttctgttgcaGTCTTACCATTAAGTTAATGGACGAAGATATGACGCTTTGCTTTTTgaagtacatatatatgcacatgaatgcatatataaaaattgCTGGTCTCACTATTCTTAGAGGGCATTCATGAAAGAACAACCCTTGCACCTCTCAGAGAAGATATCTGCCTCTTGTACTTGGATGTATAGTACATCTGATGGATACAAtcagataaaaatgtaaaagtaaatcgttcaaatgtgatttttattcgGTTTTTATGGAACGTTAAAGTGATGAAGTGTATTGAATAGATCTTTGAATAGCTCTTTGATAACAGTTTGTTTAAAACAAGTTTTCGATTTGTTTAAATTATGAAACCACACACTTAAAAATCTAAGATGATGTGGATTATTGTTAGAATCTGCAAACTCATTGGCGaattatttcaagtatttttctaTAATCACTTTTTCCCTAAATAAACACACTTTGAAAACAATCACATTGTCATAATTTAAACAAATGATGCCTCTCAACATCTTGAACTGCTCTGTCGGTAGAAAAAATACACGTGGGCCTCGTGAGGGTGTAGTTTGGATATATATTTTCAAGCTGTTGGTAATTATTGTCAGATGTTGAGTTCATTAGCCAGGCAGTGTTCGTTTTTATCCTCGAGCTTTTAGTAAAaacttttctttgatttttgagtTCCACctgatttgctttatttttagccAGATGGGTCACACAGTTCTAAAATCTGCCATTTATgagaactttgttctttttaatgcaGGCCAACATGTGTGTAAATTAATTCTTAGAGACTTGTTCATCTCTGTATTGCTTTGGCATAGATTTCGAGATGTCAGTATTGCTTCAGGAAGAACTCGAAGGAAATAATTCTCTCCTTTGTCTTGAACCTCAAGCCAGAGGAAACCCCGGAAATTGCTTTATAGTGACAAgtcacttgcattcccacaaaacCCTCTTCTACTCAGACCCTTCCCTGTAGGTCCCTTTGCCTCAGTTCTTTAGAAGGAGCACATCCCTTAGTTTCTCCCTGATATGGAAAACTGGCACACTCTAGGGGTCTGTTGTAAACACATATAGCAGTTACGGTTCAAGAACCTTAGTCATTTAGACATGACTCTGTACAAGTGCCATCAAAACGTGTACATGTCTTTCAGAGTCTGGTTAAGCTATGTCATTGTCTTATGCAGTTTCCTGCATCTGTTGTAAAGTGCTTATGGCTAACAGTTCTTTGTTTGTTGACAGGTAAATAGGTAGAATTGAATGCcattcttaaaaattcttaaaaattacccTCTAGCTCTAACACTGaaactagtaataataataataataataataaggtgtAGATCTCTGCAGTGTGGCTGTTGCTTAAATTAGTGTTTGTAACCACCGAAATAGCCTGAGTAGCTTTTTTTGTCACCTTATCTCTAAATCAGATCCTTAGAGTCTTAGAAGTGACTATGTTATTTGTCAAATAACATTGTGAACCTTTGAATGTATCCATGGGGTTACTAAAATATGTTGTGAATTTCTTGCCTAGTCTAGGAGAGATTTATGCTGGAGCTCTTGTTTttgcttagaaataaaatatttagtagtTTGTTTCTCTTACATTTTAAATGTCAAGAATGCCAAATGCTGCCAATTTAATGGTTTGATAGCTACCTCCTTTTAAGAAAGCAAGATGGTCATCTTTGAGAAAAATACAGTGTTTAAGCTCCCTTTTAAGTAGGTGATAGAGTCGAGCTTTTAGAATTGAAGCTGATTTGTTTAGGTATCTTCAGACTGGGGAATGTCGTTAGACAGCTCCTACAGAGTGGCACCAGCGGTCTTGAACAAGCCGCACCAATCTACAACACTCCTGGAATCTTTGTCAGAGTAGCTCCATGGCAGGAGCCTTGGAAGGTATTTTAGCTTAAATGATCAGGCAGTATCATGTCAGCTAGCCTGGAGTGGGGTAAGAGGAACAGTGAGATAGCAGTGAAGATTTCCTGGTGGTTATTTTGGTTGTGCTGCATTGGAAGAAGTTGACAACTCTGGCTTTAGATAGAATATTTAATGTAACACTAGAGGATACTGTTTGATTAAGAGAAGTGGTAGCAGGTTTGGGGATCTGTGGTCATGCAGTCCATTTATTAGAGGAGAAAATCTGCTAAAGGATTTGAAGGACCATGAACATGAGATTTGGAATTCCTACtcccaataaatacataaacttggCTAGTGACCCGTACTGCCCCGTGTGCCCTAGACATAAcaccttttctttgcttttcaaggACTTTCCAACTGGTAGTTGTGAAATTCTTTTTAAGCTAAGAAGGGAAATCACAGGGACTAGAATTTGCTTTTATGTTCCTTTTGGTTTTTTAGAACCTTATTTCTCAACCTACGAGGAGAGTCTTAATTCTTGTGGGTACTCTGggacataaatgtatttttaggtTCAGGGTAAAGTTAAAAGCAGTTGTTGTTTCAGTGGAGGAATGGGGGAAAACACAGGGGAAGGTTTTTCTCTTTACAAGGAAATACCGTTGCTTTAGAAACCAGTCCTTTTAGGCTGACATCAGTTTAGGGAAGAGACTGTTTCTTAGAAAGTTTGTTAGGTCTCAGAAGGGAATACACAAGATGGAATATGCTGGCACTTGCACTCTCAGAACAAGAACTTGAAGGCAAATTTGATGGAGATAATCGAGATATATTGAGGACTCGTGTTTCTGGAGTTGGAATCTTAGATTTTGAAACGTTAAAcctagaaatgataaaaaaatgaaaataaagacctTAGGTCCTCATCATCATGTGATGAGAATCAAGGCTCCTTTCCTTAAAGGAGTGCTTGAAATCCTTGGCCTTGTCTGTACTGGACTTAGTCTGACACCTTTTCATGCTTTTGAAGATGGCTATTCACAACTGGGACTCCACAGCCTGTTTTGTGTAAAGTAAAATATTGATTATTCAGGAATAGGCATACATTTGTTTTAATTACCCAGGGCCTCCTTCTTTTGTCAGTTTTCCTGTTGTTTTCAGTATAgaataataaaaggagaaaagaaaggggggTGAATTTTTGGCCTTGGTCTGGCACACCACTACAACAGAATATTGGCCTATTTTCTAGGAAAGAAGTCAGTTTTGCCCATAAAATTTGACCTCACAAATAATGATAAGTGCTACCTATTGTACTCCAGTGGacagcttttaaaattatgtgtttaGACTTCTAAATGATCAGTGCCAGTATCTTCCTTCCTCACCCTGAATAATCGAGTGCTAGATTTATAAAATGCCAGGTTTATAAACCCTTGACATTAAACCTAAGCACAGACCTTCAGGTGTTGGTTTTTGAAAAGCATAAGGTTAAATTCAGATGAATCACACTGATAGAGGTACTATGCAGAGAAGGTGGTGGGCAGCTTTCAGGGAAGACTGAAATTTACTCTTAATTAAGCAATATTGAGTATTGACGATAGAcccctttttattttcagaattctgccaaggaaaattaaaattgccAATAAAATAATCAGTATTAAAGAAATGCCATGCAAGCTTCTGGCTAGAGAACACATCTGAGAACTGCATTCATTTGGTAGACACTCCAGTGTCCAAACAAGCTTTGCCACCttgcagaggcacagagaggaaagagaaggcctGTCCCGCAGCTGCTTAACGTCCAGGGGTGGCATTTACAGAATGAATTAGTACACGCATTTTTGGTTTACCTAGGTAAACATATTTTAGTTTGCTGCTGGTGGAAATGAGAGGCCAGCTTTTGGACATTTTAAAGAGCAAAGTGTGGtgtacctttttttaaagtaagaaattaaTGTTTCTCAAGATTGTAGTGTTTGTCAGTGCGACTGCTCACGTGTGCAAAGTAACGGGATGTTTTTCCTCTTCACTTCTTCCCTGGATGAAGGCACTTACTGCCTGTCACTGGTTAGCAGATACTGATTTGTTGCCATTAAGTAAACTTGACTTATGCGTGctctataaagtttttttttttgtattttttcttaatattgtgatttttaaaattgacttaATAATGACAAATTTAATGTATGTAATTGTCTATGCATTTTAAGTTAAACTGCCTAAAATGTGATTTGAGACATAGACATTTGTTTTGTATTATGAACTGTAAGCAATCTGTTTGAGACATTAGGTTTTATCACCTGCTGCTGTATTTGTAAACAAAAACATATGTTGCTTTAAGAAGTAATTATAATTAGGAATAGTCTATGGATGTGATACttgatattttttaagataaacttgTTTGCTTTTGTGTATTATacctgaaaactttttaaaaaaatgtattttcatggtTTCACAGTTTTTCCCTGTATCTTATTCTTTAGGCCCAATTCTGGGCTTCCCTGAGAAGTCCGGAGCCTAATTAACTACAAAATTGTTATCCGAAAGAAAAAAGGGTCTGAGATGCTCCTCGGTGTTTGACCAGCATTCACTAAGTCATTTAAATAGGCTGCCTGGGAATAGCCTTCCCCAGGCCCTCCTTCAGCAACATGGTGTCCACTGTGTgggtttcctctctcccttcaagGCTACATTATTCTTTGTAACCAAATTATCGGTGTATACAGAGTTAGGGagctttccctctctgccccaacTGCCACCACCCCCGCTTTCTTTTATGAAAGATGGTTCTATTCTGTGTAACTACTATGCCTATGGTGAGGGTCACATTATCAAACTGGGTACAGTTTGCCATTTCCACAGGGGAGTTGCTACCCTGTCTTGAACCCCGGTGTGGGTGGGCCTGTAAATGAGTCATTTGTACTACATTGTGCTTTTGGGAGAGTCTTCTGCTTTTTGCCTTACAATTGAACAAAGTGCAATGTAAATTTTTAAGTTCTGTTTGATGTCTTATTTCCTATCCCTTAACGGGACCCACCTCAAACAGAGTTCTGAAATAAGTAGTAGAGTGCAAGATCATTCTGGAACAGGACTAGGGGCTTTTTCCCCATCGTGAAATGACATCACTTCAGCAGACACCTTCCTCCCCGGATACCGGACCCAAGCAGGTTCTTTTTTTACCACCATATTAAAACTTAGCAGTCCTTTTGCaacagatgtctttttttttttttttatttgacagagaccacaagtaggcagagaggcaggcagagagagagaggaggaagcaggctccctgctgagcagaggctttaacccactgagccacccaggcgccccttgcaaCAGATGTCTAAAGCAAAACAATTAtattcgtgttttttttttttcagtaacccaacacaaaattctttttttttttttttaagatttttaaatttatttattagagatcacaagtaggcagaaaggcaggcagagaggagggggggaagcaggcttgccgctgagtagggatcccgatgcggggcttgatcccaggaccctgagatcatgacctgagccaaaggcagaggcttcaacccactgaaccaccgaggcatCCCAATACAATAGAATTCTAATATCAGAAGAGAATTTGGGCCATCCCATAGTTTGTTCCTGTGGCATGTGAACGTCATACTTGCCATGTGGCATTAAACATTACTTTCTATTTTGAGACCCTGGGGTTCCCAAAATGACGGAGAGCTTAGTCCCTCCCTATTCTGTGTTTTCTCTAAAGCAATTCCTCTCTTCcactttttatcattttatttagtgTTTTAGCTTGGGCTACCGTAACAGAAcatcatagactgggtggcttaaccgATGGGGATttatttctcagttctggaggctgggaggtccACAGGGTGCTGGCCTGCTCATTTCCCCGCCACAGGGGTCTATATGGCCTCTCgatggccatcttctcactgtgtcctcatttATGGTGGAGAGTGAGAAGCAAGCTGTGTTCTCTCATACAAggccactaatcccatcatgaggctGCACTTCTGACCTCATCTAAATGAATTAGCTCCcaaaggctccatgcccagataCCGTCTTATCTGGAGTGAGGGCTTTGGTGTGAATTTTGGGGGGCAAGTTGGTTCATAACACAGATACGTTGTTGGGGGAACAAAatattttgctgcttttaaattcCAAAAATGGTTGTAGATGACTGTCTCCTAGTTGACATTTGCTAAAATTATAATCAGATACAAGATACAATTCCATTTAGAATTGGAAGCTACACCCAAAGTGTTAGTAtcctataaaagaggaaatttaacagtttttgctttgttcttattttatgttaagcctcattttttaaaaccatcatTTAGACGAGCATTCCTTAAAGATTGGTAGGCAGATTTAAAAGAGCCCTTttttagagataaagagattAAGTAAATTCCCAAGGCCATAATCTTAAAGGATGGTGCACAGTTCTTGTCTTCAAGGCTTAGGGTTTGTCCTGGTTTTTTTGCTCAGGCATCCAGTACCCTTTTTATGCAGTTGCTTGCCTACCAGTCTAGACCCTTGCTGTTTCTCTTCCACAAGACACCCTGACTTGTTCTTGTCTCCTTAAGATGCCActggtagggacgcctgggtggctcagtgagttaagaccTCTGCTttctcgggttgtgatctcagggtcctgggatcgagccccatgtcaggctctctgctcagcagggagtctgcttcccttcctctctgcctgcctctctgcctacttgtgatctctgtcaaatgaataaaatctttaaaaaaaaaaaaaaaagctgctggtAGGTAGGTTCCAAAGCTGTGGGAAACTGATGAAAACATTCAACTGGTTAACTTTCTAGATCAAGAAGCCAAGTTAGATTGAGCTCCATGTATTTTCCTACTTAACAGTTTAATTTATTGGGAGTTAATGATAGCTTTTATGTACGTTTTACGTACTTTGGCTCATTCCATTCTTAACACCCCTGCATTTGAGATTCATGCAGTCTAAGAGGAGACAAAAACAAGTAGTTGACAGTAGATTAAACAGTTCACAGGTATCTCAGTTAAGCTGCACAACAAACCTAAGACAAGGACAGttcttgtccccattttatagatgatgaaactaAGGCTAAGAGGTTACTTAGCTCTTCGGTCTGTGTGAGTTAGGTCACATAGCTACTATGTAAGGAACAGAGATTAGAATCCTAGCTGTGGCTGGTACCAAAGCTTTTGCCTTATCCCATCATACCACAGAATGCTGCTTTCTAAGAACAGCATCCTGTCCTGGTCACCTGAGTGCAGAAGTTCTGCTTCCCAAAGTGTATACCTTGAAAGTCAGATCCATCTACCATTGAGTGTGATGTGGCAGACCTTTCACACGTGCCATGTCATTAAAGGAGTTGAATTGGAAATTCACTTTGAAGAGCTAGAACTTGTGTCTGAAATGCATGTCCTCATAGTTGATGAATAAGCACCGTTCTTAAACTACTAATGTAAAACTTAGTTGTATTTTCATAAACAGTTAAGAGTAGGTTTCAGATATGTTCGTGAGAGTTGTTAGGAAAGCTACTGGTCGATCAAGCCACCAGTCGCCTGTCCTACCGACTATTGAGGACACTGGGCGTCCATATGCTCTGCAGTGGGAAAAGCGTGGATGAGGCTGTCGGGAGGCTGAGACAGAGGAGGTCTCTGTTAGCAGTGGAGGAGCAGCCAAGATGTACAGGAGAACTGTACAGAGGGCGGGAGAGTCCAAGGGACGTTCTGCCAAGTATGGCTtgacagttctttttttaaacttgccAGTACAGGACATGCTAAGTTAAAACATCTTAACCGTTGCCTAGTTACTGCAACACACAAAATTCCCAAGGACTAAACTTAATGAATACCTGGATCCCTTCTCGAGTgcccaaaggaatttttatagaaaacagacaaaaaatacATGACTCACGATTCAGACTAGCACCCAGGCTTTTTAGGGAAGTGGGATGAAGAGGATTCATGCGGAAATGGGAAAAGCCTCTTTAACAAATTCTACAAGATTCCCTATCTGAAGGGCAGTTCTAAGTCTCCACCTCCAGTGAGTCTGCAATTGAAATCTGATCAAATTCTACAAGGCCACCCTTCCCGTGACCAACACAACTGCTGGGGAATCCGGGACAGAGTTTTTAGCTCTGAGCTCAGCTCTGCACTGTGATTTGCTGCAATTGACTAGCTTCCTGTGCTCACCTTAATGGAAAACATAACACTCAAAGCACCACGAGGGAGAAAAATGGAACGTGTCCTTGCTGAAGGGATCTATCTGGTGTAGTAGCATAACTAAAAGATTACAGCTCTCATAAATAGTACCTATATTAatgtccctttttaaaattagattgtcacggggatgcctgggtggctcagttggtttagtgcctgcctttggctcaggtcatgatcccagggtctttggatcaagctcctcattggtctccctgctcagcgcagagcctgcttctccctctgcccctgctcgtgctcttccttgcttgctctcaaataaataaaatcttaaaaataataataaaattattaaaaaaataaatcagattgtCATACTTAAAGGCTTAAAGTTACACAATGTGATAACATACTTCTCGAAAACAAGGTTGTACAGTAAGTGGTCATATATCCCAGTTTGCCTGGAACAGTTCTGGTTTCTATTCAGGTATAATCATTAGTGCCCTCCTTGAATTCCCATTCTCCTGGTTTTGAGGATAAATTATATGACTATCCTAATTATAACAAAAAGTAATGCAAGTAAAGATTTTCcctatttgtttcctgagatacAAACTCATCCTAAAGAACACATTTTGGCATAGAGGTTAACCGTTGACTCCCGTGTCATTTAGGCTGCCACTTATACTGCATCTTATAAAGGTGAAGAAAAACATCCAACTCACTTAATCGTAGCCACGTCATCTTCAGCAAACCCCAAAAGTGTGAAGAGCACACATTCTAGTTCTAGAATAGGAAGCCATGCCTTTTTTAGGCTAGAAAAGATGGATAGAGGAGTAATGGGAATACTCCCTTTTCTGGGCCTCTCTCCAAGGGTTTCTGCCCCATGACCTCAAacatgccccccccaccccctgccaagtCCTGAAAGCAGTTTCCCTTAAAGCTtcaagtttctttgttttgtgttgttgttgaacTTAGTCTTCTCACACACTGAATAGCACTGAAAATTATGTCCAATTTTGGGGGTCTTTGAGCTGCTGCGTACAAACATTACCAGAGCTGTGGTAGAACTGCATTACATTTCTCCAGCCCTGGACTGACGTGAATTTTTGTGACTCACAGTAATGGTGGGAAGAAGCAGACAGTGACATTTTTTCAAAGGGGGCCCATTATTGGCAGGGAATAAATGATGAAAACTCGTCAAACCACGTCAGAAATATCTGCTGGCTGGTGTATTGGTTTTCACTTTTTTGGTGTTGGAGACCCATTTCTGAATACCGGACCTTGGAGCTCTCGCGTGAAGAGTGAATGCTTCAGGAGTCAGCACACTAATGCTTCACCAGTATTCCTGCTGGAGTGGAATGCCTGCAGCCACGACTAAGTTCTCTCGCACGTTTTCTCACATAGTTTCACAGCAAAGTTCTTGCATGTCAGAAACAATTTTTCCTGCTGCTGTCTTCACGGTACACGCCCTCTTTCCCCTACAGTTGGAATCCCGCTCTTCAACTTCTGCAACGGTGCTCAGCCTGTCTTCTGACAGCCATTGCCATAAAAGTGCGTGTCCCCAACTGTGGCCCAAAGTAATTCTGCACTTTGACCACAATTTGCTGACACGTTGGTTCTCAGCACATTATCACACTGCTGTGGTCATGAAGTTAGAAACCAGCTCACCGAAAACATCAGTGTGACTAGGATGTGAAACCTCAAAATACCAGTATCCATTCGCTGCTAGCACTTTCTATGACAAAGCACCTGGGAATCACGTCTGACTTACCCAGCCAAAAC is from Mustela lutreola isolate mMusLut2 chromosome 7, mMusLut2.pri, whole genome shotgun sequence and encodes:
- the MAPK1IP1L gene encoding MAPK-interacting and spindle-stabilizing protein-like, giving the protein MSDEFSLADALPEHSPAKTSAVSNTKPGQPPQGWPSSSPWNNPSAPPSVPSGLPPSATPSTVPFGPAPTGMYPSVPPTGPPPGPPAPFPPSGPSCPPPGGPYPAPTVPGPGPTGPYPTPNMPFPELPRPYGAPTDPAAAGPLGPWGSMSSGPWAPGMGGQYPTPNMPYPSPGPYPAPPPQAPGAAPPVPWGTVPPGAWGPPAPYPAPAGSYPTPGLYPTPNNPFQVPSGPSGAPPMPGGPHSYH